ATAAAAATGGAACTACTACTCAGAGGAAGAACAGTTTTCTAAATAATTTAAAGAGAtagaacagaggaggaaaaggctagTACATACAGATTAGTACAACAGGAGATGAGCAAATaggtaaatagatggatagatacaaatgaaaataaagcTTTTGTCACACTGAGCGTTTTTCCTTCAACTAATGGAGGTAGACACAACTGTAGTTGCATGTACACCCAACCaagagcgagttgttggttgtctgtACGAATGGAAAACCATTGTAGGTACGAACAACCATGCtactgtatgtaaacaaacagatgatgGTAGTGGCTGAGGAGTAGTGGAAGATGGCCTAGCAAATGAATCATAAAGTGGATTGGCAGAGGTGCTTTGTCTACACGATAACACCCCGTGCTATGAGACCACACACATGAAAACTTTGCCAAAAAGAACTTAAAAAGAAGTGAATGGTCTATGATTGCTGCTGCTCTTCACTCATTGTTCTGGCATCTTGCTATGGATAAATTCCCAGTCTACTTACTTTCGGAACACTTCTCCAGTTTTACTGCAATTTATCTTTTGGCGGTACTTGGCTGAAGTACACACTGATGGATTTCCACTTGTTCTTTCAAATGCTGTAAGGGATGGGAAAGCAACAGTATGAGCTAAACCTGAATGTTCAAAAACTGACCAACAGCTTGTACCTACATATTTCCCAATACCAACACACTGAAAACATTACTTATTATTCaatacaaggcacacacactcGATCCATTACCATTAAAAGGTGAACTTAGTCTCACCAGTGGTATGCACACAGCACATACTCATCCTCAAATACCTCACATTACACTGACCCATCAGTAAGACCACAACCTACACTCCCTCATACATTTATAAGAGATCCCCTTACCAGTACAAGGCTGACACTCCTCCAGctcttgtgtgtcctctctggtCCAGCATAGCTCCTTAAGGGTGGTGTTTGGGAGTgctgtggtgtgggtgtgaggccGTGTGTCGGATGGGGTCAGCTCATTCTCCACAATAAGAACCAGCACAGACAGGCTTCAGAAAAATACAAGGAGAAAAGTTATCTCAACCCTTGCAAACTTCTCTCAATCACAAGTACCAGTAGTATATTATTAAGTCTTATTAAGGAAGAATGTGCCCACAACTTTACAGTTTTGGCAGCACAAAGTACAAAAACACCTACTCTTAAGTACACAAGGTTGAGGATTGGGCACAGAAAGATGATCTAATTCATATCCAATCCCAGAATCTGATCCTTTGTATATCCAGTGTTCAGAATATCTTGAGAAGCACATGCAACTAGATAAATAGCCTTATGTGTTTTCTAATCTATTTATGCTTTCACAAGACTGAGTCAAGTTCATAATTTGACATTATTTTTAATCATGTTGTCAGAGAACTCCTGAACTTACATATATACTTGGCACACAAATGCTGAATTTTCTTACATCTTTATCACCTCTTTTCAATTAATATTTTAACTGCTTCCTCTTCATGTAAGTTCCTATGGAGATACATGCCTCACAGCCAAAAGATTAAGAGTTCAATTCCAGATCAGAGGCTATTACATTGTAGTGTAGTGCTTAGAACACATTTCAATGCTGATTGGGACTAATTGTGCTAAACACTAAGAAAACATGTATATATCAACTTTTTAAGTTCACAAACTACTCAAATGACTCAGATTACAGTATGAatgatggagaaatggagagaataaaAACTGTATGCTTTGAAAATCATAATACATCAGATAAAACTTAATGGTATTGTTGCGATTTTTACGCAATACACCTTCTAGGCCGAAATCACACTCCACCGACTCACCTTATGGCGCTAGGCTGTTCTACCCAGCTAAGCGCCCACCCAATATCCCCTCCCCAAGAGCCCAGAGGAAAGAGATAATTAGTGGGTCACTTAGTTTCTCGTAGTAGGGTTTTCAGAACAGTTTTCTGAAGTACTAAGTCGGCAGAGTATGCCAGCCTTGTAGTAATAAGGTTGAAGTAGAAGGGATGTAGTCGCCCATTGCCCTTGTGACACTTAGTAGAGTATAGCTTCTGACTGGTGTGTTTACACCGCGAGGAGTTACTGCGGACTGGTTGCGGGGCGGGCTTGGACATAACTCGTCTCTTTCTGATTCTAGAACTTTCGAAACCCAACGGCTGATTCGACTGCTCGGTTTCGCCACTGAATTACCATTACTTCCCgaacaacccttaattcctaacagTATTTTTTCCCCATTAAGAAACTAATGAATATAATGAGGGCCATGGGTACTGTTTTCTAATCTGCATTGATTTTAGAGAAAAGTTACATATGAAGTAGCATACACCTGAAAACACGATGttgctgactgggtgactgatctTAACAAATAATTCACAATATCTTTCAATCCTGATCTTGAcaataatgcacagggcacctatCAGGTGCATATCACGCAAATTtatgttggctgttgggggatgAGAAAGCTGA
Above is a window of Eriocheir sinensis breed Jianghai 21 chromosome 8, ASM2467909v1, whole genome shotgun sequence DNA encoding:
- the LOC126995728 gene encoding protein JTB-like, translated to MIESCSKKRMIVAIACLIGLSVLVLIVENELTPSDTRPHTHTTALPNTTLKELCWTREDTQELEECQPCTAFERTSGNPSVCTSAKYRQKINCSKTGEVFRKCDRVVWLEERHFWTFEAVMAMVGMAAGLATMARQKILDHRVVQRIQRQVAAGV